In Anaerolineales bacterium, one genomic interval encodes:
- the tilS gene encoding tRNA lysidine(34) synthetase TilS, with amino-acid sequence MPADILEIVQRYIRRKALFDPGGRILAAVSGGADSLCLLLVLDRLGYPLHIAHFDHGLRPESGAEADTVRRTAESLGIPFTLGRGDVRRHAEEKRMNLEEAARGLRYEFLNRTGREIQAAVIAVGHTMDDQAETVLLHLLRGSGIRGLGGIRPVASVPGRPGESLRIVRPLLCLTHRQTTDYCRAEGWVPLEDSSNLDPAFTRNRIRLELLPLLKTYNGSVVERLFRLSEIAQDQEDYLDRATEEIWRRSASIRDAGVVRIPRSVFADAHPALQQALVRRAVHELRGKLADLAHRHVEQAVAFQRSPSASRRIDLALGVKVSVEAGDLVFRAEPAAPSEPDWDGSELPIPGSISTRAPDWTFDVSLGEGESCSAPDPWTVWLDAGRLKPPLTLRRRRAGDRFSPAGMPGPVKLNDFLASHHLGLGERDRWPLVCDADGIIWIPGFRLKAEVGSSAGSPKSIRIHVERS; translated from the coding sequence ATGCCAGCCGACATCCTCGAGATCGTACAACGCTATATCCGGCGCAAAGCCCTCTTCGACCCGGGAGGGCGGATTCTTGCCGCAGTGTCCGGGGGAGCGGACAGCCTATGCCTGTTGCTGGTGCTGGACCGCCTCGGCTACCCGCTTCACATCGCCCACTTCGATCACGGATTGAGGCCGGAAAGCGGGGCGGAAGCCGATACGGTCCGCCGCACCGCCGAATCCCTGGGGATTCCCTTTACGCTCGGCCGGGGAGACGTCCGTCGGCATGCCGAAGAGAAGCGGATGAATCTGGAGGAAGCGGCCCGCGGATTGCGCTACGAATTCCTTAACCGCACAGGACGGGAAATTCAGGCCGCGGTGATCGCCGTCGGACACACCATGGACGATCAGGCCGAGACGGTTCTATTGCATCTTCTCCGCGGAAGCGGAATCCGGGGCTTGGGCGGCATTCGGCCCGTCGCATCGGTTCCGGGGCGGCCGGGGGAGTCCCTGCGAATCGTCCGTCCACTGTTGTGCCTGACGCACCGCCAAACGACGGATTATTGCCGCGCCGAAGGGTGGGTCCCCCTGGAGGATTCCAGCAATCTGGATCCGGCCTTCACCCGCAACAGGATCCGATTGGAGTTGCTGCCGCTGTTGAAAACCTACAACGGTTCGGTTGTGGAGCGGCTGTTCCGGCTTTCCGAAATCGCCCAGGATCAGGAGGACTACCTCGACCGGGCGACGGAGGAAATTTGGAGGCGGTCGGCGTCCATCCGGGATGCAGGGGTCGTCCGCATTCCGCGTTCCGTTTTTGCGGACGCCCATCCCGCGCTTCAACAAGCGCTGGTGCGCCGCGCCGTTCATGAGTTGAGGGGGAAGCTTGCGGATCTGGCGCACCGGCATGTCGAACAAGCCGTTGCGTTTCAGCGGAGTCCGAGCGCCTCGCGCCGAATAGATTTGGCGTTGGGCGTAAAGGTTTCGGTGGAAGCCGGGGATTTGGTTTTTCGGGCGGAACCCGCCGCGCCGTCGGAACCGGATTGGGACGGATCGGAGCTTCCCATTCCGGGATCCATTTCCACTAGGGCTCCCGATTGGACCTTTGATGTTTCCTTGGGAGAGGGAGAATCCTGCTCCGCTCCTGATCCGTGGACGGTGTGGCTCGATGCCGGGCGGCTGAAGCCGCCGTTGACGCTGCGCAGAAGACGGGCGGGGGATAGATTCTCGCCGGCGGGAATGCCCGGCCCCGTAAAATTGAACGATTTCCTGGCTTCCCATCACCTTGGGTTGGGCGAGCGCGACCGGTGGCCGTTGGTTTGTGACGCCGATGGCATTATCTGGATCCCGGGTTTTCGGTTGAAAGCGGAAGTTGGTTCGTCTGCAGGGAGTCCGAAATCAATCAGAATTCATGTGGAAAGAAGCTAG
- the tig gene encoding trigger factor encodes MKIQVDQKESCEAVVTVELDPSAVESAMQKAARRLSEKKNLPGFRKGKAPYSRILQVWGEEAILDEALDALGPEVYRRVLEEQKIEPSAAGRMHRIVSRDPLTLEFLVPTQPVVEIRDYRSVRVPYEEPAVSEEDVEKAMDELRQPQSILMPVERPAQKGDVLSADVQAGILAENGKIQPLEIDGETNPQDLELDDNLGGMFPGAGPELVGIREGETRTVSIRFPDTFPIARLKGLQAQITVRCLGVKIRKIPEWNDDLVQSVSVFATVEELREEVRKRLKMQAEESKEEEYADAVIDKMVEGANIVFPPALLEEEIDDEIQTLGRRLEQRRASLEVYLRTLPEGLDGLRKQLEPNARRKLIRRLLLTELVKREKLEPSDAAVEAKLKMYQSLYAQSPGKTKNNPSVEDTFRRLASNDVMSRLIVQRVVAIGKGSAPELPES; translated from the coding sequence ATGAAGATCCAGGTTGACCAAAAAGAATCCTGCGAGGCCGTGGTCACGGTCGAACTCGATCCGTCCGCCGTCGAATCCGCCATGCAAAAGGCCGCCCGGCGTCTTTCGGAGAAGAAAAACCTGCCCGGTTTCCGCAAAGGCAAAGCGCCCTACTCCCGGATTCTGCAGGTCTGGGGCGAGGAGGCGATCCTCGACGAAGCGCTCGATGCGCTCGGCCCCGAGGTTTACCGCCGGGTTCTGGAGGAGCAGAAGATCGAGCCCTCGGCGGCGGGGAGAATGCATCGGATCGTCTCCCGCGACCCGCTCACGCTGGAATTCCTGGTTCCGACCCAGCCGGTCGTCGAGATCCGCGATTACCGCTCCGTCCGCGTGCCCTACGAAGAGCCCGCCGTCTCCGAGGAGGACGTGGAGAAGGCGATGGACGAATTGCGCCAGCCGCAATCCATCCTGATGCCGGTCGAGAGGCCGGCGCAGAAGGGGGATGTTCTTTCGGCGGACGTCCAGGCGGGGATCCTTGCCGAAAACGGGAAGATCCAGCCGCTGGAGATCGACGGCGAAACCAACCCGCAGGATCTGGAACTGGACGACAACCTGGGCGGGATGTTCCCAGGCGCCGGCCCGGAGCTGGTCGGGATCCGCGAAGGGGAAACCCGCACGGTCTCCATCCGCTTTCCGGACACGTTTCCGATCGCCCGGTTGAAGGGCTTGCAGGCGCAGATCACCGTCAGGTGCCTGGGGGTGAAGATCCGAAAAATCCCCGAATGGAACGACGACTTGGTTCAGTCGGTGAGCGTGTTCGCCACGGTCGAGGAACTCCGCGAGGAAGTCCGCAAGCGGCTGAAGATGCAGGCCGAGGAATCCAAGGAGGAGGAATACGCCGACGCCGTCATCGACAAGATGGTGGAAGGGGCGAACATCGTCTTCCCGCCGGCGCTCCTTGAGGAGGAGATCGACGACGAAATCCAAACCCTAGGCCGCCGCCTTGAGCAGCGCCGGGCCTCTCTGGAGGTTTACCTGCGGACGCTTCCCGAAGGGCTGGACGGTCTGCGCAAGCAACTGGAACCCAACGCCCGCCGGAAGCTTATCCGGCGCCTGCTGCTGACCGAGTTAGTGAAGCGTGAGAAACTGGAACCGTCCGACGCAGCGGTCGAGGCCAAGCTCAAGATGTATCAATCCCTTTACGCCCAAAGCCCGGGAAAAACGAAAAACAACCCCTCCGTCGAGGACACCTTTCGCCGGTTGGCCTCCAACGACGTCATGTCGCGCCTGATCGTCCAGCGCGTCGTGGCGATCGGCAAAGGCTCGGCGCCCGAGCTGCCCGAATCCTGA
- a CDS encoding ATP-dependent Clp protease proteolytic subunit translates to MNNRTPSLEGIPIIVPHIVESNARGERSYDIFSLLLKERIIFVGTPISDMVANLIVAQLLFLNHEDSERPIHMYINSPGGQVYAGLAIYDTMQQIQATNPIYTYAIGVTASFGTVLLAAGTKGFRYALPHATIHVHQPLGGAQGQATDVEIAAKEILRLRGALNQILVKHTGQSLDVIERDTDRDFYLDASAAVKYGFVDKVMTMDSSEESGKAAK, encoded by the coding sequence ATGAACAACCGCACGCCGTCTTTGGAAGGCATTCCGATCATCGTCCCCCACATCGTCGAATCCAACGCCCGCGGCGAGCGTTCCTACGACATTTTCTCGTTGCTGTTGAAGGAACGGATCATTTTTGTCGGGACACCGATCAGCGACATGGTCGCCAACCTGATCGTCGCCCAGCTGCTGTTCCTCAACCACGAGGATTCCGAACGGCCGATCCACATGTACATCAACAGTCCGGGCGGGCAGGTGTACGCCGGGCTGGCGATCTACGACACGATGCAGCAGATCCAGGCGACCAATCCGATTTACACCTATGCGATCGGGGTGACCGCCTCTTTCGGCACGGTCCTGCTGGCGGCCGGGACCAAAGGATTCCGCTATGCCCTGCCACACGCCACCATCCATGTGCACCAACCGCTCGGCGGTGCGCAGGGTCAGGCGACCGACGTGGAGATCGCAGCCAAGGAAATCCTGCGGCTGCGCGGCGCGCTGAACCAGATCCTGGTCAAACACACCGGCCAGTCCCTCGATGTGATCGAGCGGGACACCGACCGCGATTTTTACCTGGACGCTTCGGCGGCTGTCAAATACGGGTTCGTGGACAAAGTGATGACCATGGATTCCTCCGAGGAGTCGGGCAAGGCTGCGAAGTAG
- a CDS encoding DNA topoisomerase 4 subunit A, with translation MKKTPGTVRKVDIDREVQQSYLDYAMSVIVARALPDARDGLKPVQRRILYAMNDMSLAPSGGYKKSARIVGEVLGKYHPHGDMAVYESMARMAQDFSMRYMLVDGQGNFGSVDGDPPAAMRYTEARLAPISVEILSDLEKDTVRYASNFDGSLQEPDVLPAAVPNLLVNGATGIAVGMATSIPPHNLGEVCDALVFMLRSWSRLEEISVGELTRHITGPDFPTGGLILDPAGSEEGLSAAYGSGRGRITVRARTHVEETTRGRSRILITELPYQVNKSALLERIADLVRTGAVEGISDLRDESDRRGMRVVIDLMRTSDARQVLRSLYKKTPMETTFSVNLLALVNNEPRMLTLKQALRVFLDHRLEVIRKRSAYDLERARERAHILEGLRTALKHLDEVIRLIRGARDADEARAKLRKRFRLSELQATAILDMPLRRLAALEREKIELEYKEKKALIVQLEKILASPKLLRQVLIDDLQRVKKQYADPRRSIIVRGWESEKEAPVTAEAAAPATESWVVLLRGGEISRIAGVKPPLSFAKRPPRFVLRAGSRDILYLFTEKGRSASIPVHTIPAREDPAGGVPFSTLCALEPPSRVIAGLAVTPADLQGAEDPRSILLATRKGMLKKTSGRELPGSSSQVLQAMKVAPEDTVGWALVLSGKDDILLATSAGRSIRFREEEIRPTGWGAAGVMGIRITRPDERVVAAAAPAGKEDLLLVSAGGQAKRTPVLQYPVQARYGVGVATWKSGAKTELLGGFSAAPQDKLALIWKDGQTRVVALEDIPRRGRPGAGKLILPRKTSGALEAVIPIRMKAPPVPKKAKPQKPKKGRRKPAKKTSPSRKKKRK, from the coding sequence GTGAAAAAGACTCCTGGCACCGTCCGAAAAGTGGATATCGACCGCGAGGTCCAGCAATCCTACCTGGATTACGCGATGAGCGTCATCGTGGCGCGGGCTCTGCCGGACGCCCGCGACGGGTTGAAGCCCGTTCAGCGCCGGATCCTCTACGCCATGAACGACATGAGCCTCGCCCCGTCCGGCGGCTACAAAAAATCCGCCCGTATCGTCGGGGAAGTGCTCGGCAAATACCATCCGCACGGCGATATGGCGGTCTATGAAAGCATGGCGCGCATGGCCCAGGATTTCTCCATGCGCTACATGCTGGTGGACGGACAGGGGAACTTCGGGTCGGTCGACGGAGATCCGCCGGCGGCCATGCGCTACACCGAAGCCCGGCTGGCCCCGATTTCGGTGGAAATCCTTTCCGATCTGGAGAAGGACACGGTCCGTTACGCTTCGAATTTCGACGGATCGCTGCAGGAGCCGGACGTCCTGCCGGCGGCGGTGCCGAACCTGCTGGTCAACGGCGCCACCGGAATCGCGGTCGGCATGGCCACTTCCATCCCGCCCCACAACCTGGGGGAGGTGTGCGATGCGCTCGTGTTCATGCTCCGCTCGTGGAGCCGGCTGGAGGAGATTTCGGTCGGGGAACTCACCCGGCACATCACCGGACCGGATTTTCCGACCGGCGGATTGATTCTCGATCCGGCCGGGAGCGAGGAGGGCCTTTCCGCGGCCTACGGATCCGGCCGCGGACGAATAACCGTCCGGGCGCGGACCCACGTCGAGGAGACCACCCGCGGACGGTCGCGGATCCTCATCACCGAGCTCCCCTACCAGGTCAACAAATCCGCCTTGCTCGAACGGATCGCCGACCTGGTGCGGACCGGCGCGGTCGAGGGAATCTCGGATTTGCGGGACGAATCCGACCGCCGCGGAATGCGGGTGGTGATCGACTTAATGCGCACTTCGGACGCCCGGCAGGTCCTGCGCAGCCTGTACAAGAAAACCCCCATGGAAACGACCTTCAGCGTCAACCTGCTGGCGCTGGTGAACAACGAGCCGCGGATGCTGACGCTGAAGCAGGCCCTGCGCGTGTTCCTCGACCACCGCCTGGAGGTGATCCGCAAGCGGAGCGCGTACGATCTGGAACGTGCCAGGGAACGGGCCCACATCCTCGAGGGATTGCGCACGGCGCTGAAGCACCTCGACGAGGTCATCCGGCTCATCCGCGGGGCGCGCGACGCCGACGAGGCGCGGGCGAAACTGCGGAAGCGCTTCAGGCTGAGCGAGCTCCAAGCCACGGCCATCCTCGATATGCCCCTCCGGCGGCTGGCCGCCCTTGAGCGCGAGAAGATCGAATTGGAATATAAAGAGAAGAAAGCCCTGATCGTACAGCTTGAAAAAATCCTCGCTTCGCCGAAGCTTCTGCGGCAGGTCCTGATCGACGATCTCCAGAGGGTGAAGAAGCAATACGCCGACCCGCGGCGAAGCATCATCGTCCGGGGGTGGGAATCCGAAAAGGAGGCCCCGGTGACGGCGGAGGCGGCCGCGCCGGCGACCGAATCGTGGGTGGTGCTATTGCGGGGCGGCGAGATCTCGCGGATAGCGGGGGTGAAGCCGCCGCTGTCATTCGCCAAACGGCCGCCGAGATTCGTCCTGCGCGCCGGATCGCGGGATATCCTCTACCTGTTCACGGAAAAGGGGCGCTCCGCCTCGATCCCGGTCCACACCATTCCCGCCCGCGAGGATCCGGCCGGCGGAGTCCCCTTCTCCACCCTGTGCGCACTCGAACCCCCCAGCCGGGTGATCGCCGGACTGGCAGTGACGCCGGCCGATTTGCAAGGCGCGGAGGATCCCCGCTCAATCCTGCTGGCCACGCGCAAGGGGATGCTGAAGAAAACCTCGGGCCGAGAGCTTCCGGGCTCCTCCTCGCAGGTTCTGCAGGCAATGAAAGTAGCACCGGAGGATACGGTCGGCTGGGCGCTGGTCCTCTCCGGCAAGGATGATATTCTTTTGGCCACCAGCGCCGGACGGAGCATCCGCTTCCGCGAAGAAGAGATCCGCCCCACCGGCTGGGGGGCCGCCGGGGTGATGGGAATCCGGATCACCCGGCCGGACGAACGCGTTGTCGCTGCGGCGGCGCCCGCCGGGAAGGAAGATCTGTTGCTGGTCTCGGCGGGAGGACAGGCGAAGCGAACGCCCGTCCTCCAATATCCCGTCCAGGCGAGGTACGGAGTTGGAGTAGCGACCTGGAAAAGCGGCGCGAAAACGGAGTTGTTGGGCGGGTTTTCGGCGGCGCCGCAGGATAAGCTGGCGTTGATCTGGAAGGATGGGCAGACCCGCGTCGTCGCGCTGGAGGACATCCCCAGGCGCGGTCGGCCCGGAGCAGGCAAATTGATTCTGCCGCGCAAAACCTCCGGTGCGTTGGAAGCGGTAATCCCCATCCGGATGAAAGCGCCTCCCGTTCCGAAAAAAGCCAAACCGCAGAAGCCGAAAAAAGGCCGCCGGAAACCGGCGAAAAAAACCTCGCCCAGCAGGAAGAAGAAGAGGAAGTGA